CGCCGTGATCGGCCCCAACGCAAATACCGTCGAGGCCCTGGTCGGCAACTACAACGGCACGCCCTCGCACCCGGTCACCGTCCTTGACGGTCTGAAGGCCCGTTACCCCGATGCGGAGATCAGCTTCGTGGAAGGGACCGGCTGGGTCGCCCCGCCGCTGGAGGACATTCCCGACCTCGCCTTCTGCCAGGACGCCGCCTGCGCCGCGCCCGGACTGAAGGCCGAAGAGTTCGCGGGCCCGGACCTGGCCGGCGCCCCCGTGGCCAGCCGCACGGACCTGAACGCCAAATTCGCCTGGGGCAGCCCGGTGCGTCAGGAACGCGAGACTTCCATCCGCTGGACCGGCTTCCTCAAGGTCGCCGAGCCCGGCCAGTACCGGTTCCGCTACACCGGCGCCAACGGCTACCGGGTCTTTGTGGACGATGTGCTGGTCGCCGACGTCTGGGACGCCGCCTGGCCCACCTCCGACACCGCCATCGACCTGACCGCCGACCGCCCCCACGCCATCCGCGTCGAGGCGATCCAGAAGGGTTCGCGCGCCAGCCAGAAGCTGCAGTGGAGCAGGCCCGGCTCCGGCGCCGAACCGGCCATGCGTTCCGCTGCGGACGCCGATCTGATCGTCTTCGTCGGCGGCCTGACCTCGAAGTTCGAGGGCGAGGAGATGGTCGTCCAGGCCCCCGGCTTCGCCGGCGGCGACCGCACCAGCCTGGACCTGCCCGCGCCCCAGCAGCAGCTGCTCGAACGCCTGCACGCCACCGGCAAGCCTGTCATTCTGGTTCTGGCCAACGGTTCGGCGATGAGCGTGAACTGGGCCGACGCCCACCTGCCGGCCATCATCGAGGCCTGGTATCCGGGCGGTCAGGGCGGTCAGGCGGTCGCCGAGCTGATCGCGGGGGACTTCAGCCCCTCGGGCCGTCTCCCGGTGACCTTCTACAAGTCCGCCGACGACCTGCCGCCCTTCACCGACTACGGCATGGACGGCCGGACCTATCGCCGCTTCCAGGGCGCGCCCCTGTACCCGTTCGGCCATGGCCTCAGCTACACCCGGTTCGACTATTCGCCCCTGACCTTCGACCGGCGGGACGTCGCGGCGGGCGAAGGAGCGAAGGTCTCGGTCGAGGTGACCAACAGCGGTTCGCGCGACGGCGCCGAGGTGGTTCAGCTCTATGCATCGCGTCCGGGGCCGGACGCTCCGGTGCGCAGCCTCGTCGGCTTCCAGCGCGTCGAGCTGAAGGCGGGCGAGACTCGCCGCCTCGACTTCGATCTCAGCGCCCTGGCGATGAGCGTCGTCGACGCCCAGGGCCGCCGCTCCGTCCCCGCCGGACCGCTGACGCTCTGGATCGGCGGCGGCCAACCGGTCCCCTCCGCGGGCGGCGACACCCCCTCCGGCAGCGAAGGGCGGCTGATGATCCGGGGCTCTGCCGACATCCCCGCATTCTAGCGAGCACGCAGAGGCCAGACAGCAAAAAGCCCGGGATCGCTCCCGGGCTTTTCAGTCTCTGGTTCCGCGAACGGATCAGGCGGCTTCGGCTTCCTCGTCGGCCTCAACGGCGGCGGCGGCGACGGCCTTCTTGGCGCTCAGCGACTTGGACAGCAGCTCGACGGCGGCGTCCTTGTCGATGCGGTTGGCAGCGGCGACTTCACGGGCCATCCGGTCCAGAGCCGATTCATACAGCTGACGCTCGGAATACGACTGCTCCGGCTGCGAGTCGGCGCGGTGCAGGTCACGGACCACTTCGGCGATCGAGATCAGGTCGCCGGAGTTGATCTTGGCCTCGTATTCCTGGGCGCGACGCGACCACATGGTGCGCTTGATGCGGGCGCGGCCCTTCAGGGTGGTGAGGGCCTTGGTGACGACGTCGTCGGCGGCCAGCGAACGCAGGCCGGCGGTCTTGGCCTTCTTGGTCGGGACGCGCAGGGTCATCTTCTCGTGGTCGAAGGTCACGACATAGACTTCCAGCGACATGCCGGCGACTTCCTGGGTCTCGATCGCGATGACCTTGCCGACACCGTGGGCCGGATAGACGACTGCGTCGCCAACCTTGAATTCCAGACCGCTCTTGTTCGTCATGTCATTCCTTTCCCGGACACAGGGATCGGCGAAGCGAAAGCGCACCGCGAAAACAGGTTTCCCACCGCCGGCGAGGGCCGTCGGGGGGACTGTTCAGGCGTCAAATGCAGAAACGGATCACCAAACCTCTGGCCGACCCCGCCTTCATGGGCGGGATTCTGTCGCAAACTCGGGCGGCGCAGTGAAACTGCAGACCGCCCGATCCAATGTGAAGGAACATATCACAAAACGAGGCAATTTCAAAACGTCCCCTCGGCCTATGGTACGAAGAGGCCCATTGTGACCGCATAGCGGCGATAGATCGAAGGTTCGATCAGGACCCCTTGCCGGGGTTCGGACTGAAATGGTTCTCGAACTTGTTCTCGACCCGCTCCCACTCCTCGCGGTCGGCCGGGGGCGTGCCCTTCACCGTGATGTTCGGCCAGACCTTGGCGTAGGAGGCGTTGATCTGCAGCCACTTGCCGTCGGGCTCGTCCTCGGTGTCGGGCTTGATCGCGTCGATCGGGCATTCCGGTTCGCAGACGCCGCAGTCGATGCATTCGTCCGGCGCGATGACCAGAAAGTTCTCACCCTCATAGAAGCAGTCGACGGGGCAGACCTCGACGCAGTCCATGAACTTACATTTCACGCAGGCGTCGGTGACGATGTAGGTCATGGCGGGCGGGGATCACGTCAGGCAGTTGAGAGAAGGCGGTTCGGGGACATGGCCCCGCCGACCGGGGGTGTCAACTCAGCGGTTCTATCGACGCCGGACAGCATGGCTTTCTTGTGGCACCGGGAAGAACCGCTATTGCATCAGTGTCGATTGCAGTTAGATCGGCCTGACACCCCTTCCGGAGCCCATCATGTTGAATCGTCGTCTTCTTGTCCGCGCCAGCGCCGCGGCCGCCCTTGGCCTCACTCTCATCGCCGGCGGCGTCATTGCCCAAAGCGCCGTGGCTCAGGCCGCGATCACCCAGAACCCCGCCGAGGTCGAGGCCGGGACCTACAAGCTGGATCCGGCGCACGGCAAGATCACCTGGTCGCTCAAGCACATGGGCTTCTCGACCTACTACGGCCAGTTCGACAACGTCTCGGCCGACCTGACGCTCGACCCGGCCAATCCGTCGGCCACGACCCTGACGGCGACCGTGCCCCTGGCCGACGTCGCCCCCAACAACGACGCCCTGAAGGCCCACCTGCAGACACCGGACTTCTTCAACACCGCCGAGTTCCCGACCGCCACCTTCAAGGCCACCTCGGTGACCGTCGACCGTGAGGACTCCTCGAAGGCCGCCGTCGTCGGCGACCTGACCCTGCACGGCGTGACCCGTCCGGTGACCCTGGCCGTTCGCTTCAATCAGGCCGGCCCCTTCATGGACGGCGCCTATCGCGTTGGCTTCGACGGCGAGACCACCATCCGCCGCTCGGACTTCGGCATCGACAAATACGCCCCGGTCCTGGGCGACGACGTCACGCTCCACATCGAGGGCGAGTTCGTCAAACAATCCTGAGGCGCCTAACGCTCGCCACTCGGTGGCTCGCTGCTTGAGGCGGGCCCTGTCGATCCGCTCTCTGGATCCAGACTGACATAGAGGGCGCGGGCCTCCGCCGGGGGTCCGCGCCGCTCGCCCAGCGCTTCCACCCGCACCGCCCTCACTCGCCCGTCGACGGCGAAGGTGATCTCGTCGCCCGGGTGGACCAGCCGGCTGGGCTTGTCGAGCCGCGTCTGCCGCCCCTGATGGGTCAGCCGCACCGCGCCCCGTTCGACCATATCCGCCGCGATCGACCGCGACTTCGCGAACCGCGCCCGCCACAGCCAGACATCGACGCGGACCGAGCTCTCGTTCATGCGGGGCGATCATCCTTTCCTGACACCGTCCGAACCTGAGCCTTCCCGCCCGAAGCGCAAGACGCAGCGGCTTGAAAACCGCCGTTCGCCACGGCTTGACGGATAACTCTACATATGTAGAATTATGGCCATGCCCCTCACCGGCCGACGCCTTTCCGCACAGACCGTGACCGTCCTGACGGCGCTCGCCCTGAACCCGCAGTCCTGGCTGTACGGGCTCGAGATCGCCGCCGCGACCGGGCTGAAGTCGGGCAGCCTCTATCCGATCCTGATCCGCCTGGCCGAGCGCGGCCTGCTGGAAAGCCAGTGGCTGGAGCCCGGACAGCCGGGCCGTCCGCCCCGTCACGCCTATCGCGTCACCGCCGCCGGCAAGGCCGCCCTGCGCGCCGCCACCGCCTCCCGTCCCGCCTCTTTCAAGGAATCGCTCGCATGACCGCCACGGCTCCGATCGCTCACTCCCTGATGGCCCTCGCCGCCGCCCTGACCCCGGCCTCGCGGGCGGAGTGGTCTCTGGCGATGCGCAAGGAATTCGACGCACTCCCCGACGCATCGGGCGCGCTCGGCTGGGCCGCCGGCTGCGTCGCGACCGCCTTCGGCTGGCGGATGCGAGCCGAGGCGGGGTTCGCCCTGACCGTGACCGCCACCGTTGTCGTGGGTTGGTGGGTCAGCGCCCAGATATTCTTCTTCCTTGTCGAATGGCTGTCTCCAAAAGGGATATCCTGGATGCCGGCGATGGCGGCGGCGGAGAACCTGCTCAGGGGCGGTGTCTGCTTCGGCCTCGCCTTCGTCTGGCCTCGCCGGGCGGCGCTGACGGGTCTGGCCCTGCCAATGGTCTGGGGGTTCGGCGCCGTGCCTCTGTGGCTGATCCTGACCCTTCCCGACACCCTGAGCCAACCCTGGTCGAGCGCGGGAAATCATCCCGCCCTGCCAAACATCCTGTTCCCGCTGATTTTCGTCGGTCGGGAGATGTGGGCCAGCCTCCTCGGAGCCGCGCTGGGCTGGGGCCTGTCCCGGATCCTGCGTAGCCGCCCGGTCGCGGCGCCCGCCTGACCCTCAGCTCGCCGCCTTCTTCCGTCTCGGCCGCTTGCGCCGCGCGGGCTGGGGCGCTGCCGTCAATTCAGCCAATTTGGCGAAGGGCGAATCCTTGATCACCACCGGCCTGCCTAGCCGGTCCGGCTGCTGGGCGCGGGTGGTCTTGAGCGCCGCCAGCAACGCCCCGGCCTCTCCGGCCTTCAGGCCCAGTTGGGTCAGGGCGGCGTCGGGGATATTCCCCTGGCCCGCCGCCAGCTTGGCCTCGGCCAGCCGCTCCAGCAGTTCGACCGGAACCGACCAGCGCCCCACCGCCCGCCGCCCAACCGCAGAGAGCGCCCGCACTGACGGCCCCGGGATCGGCAACAATGCCAATCCCTCCCCGCCGGCCCTGAACGGCTCGCCCGCTGCGAACGCTTGGGCCACCACCCGCCCGCGCGCCTTCAGCACCCCCGGCAGCCACACA
The genomic region above belongs to Brevundimonas goettingensis and contains:
- the fdxA gene encoding ferredoxin FdxA, whose amino-acid sequence is MTYIVTDACVKCKFMDCVEVCPVDCFYEGENFLVIAPDECIDCGVCEPECPIDAIKPDTEDEPDGKWLQINASYAKVWPNITVKGTPPADREEWERVENKFENHFSPNPGKGS
- a CDS encoding RNA-binding S4 domain-containing protein, whose translation is MNESSVRVDVWLWRARFAKSRSIAADMVERGAVRLTHQGRQTRLDKPSRLVHPGDEITFAVDGRVRAVRVEALGERRGPPAEARALYVSLDPESGSTGPASSSEPPSGER
- a CDS encoding CarD family transcriptional regulator: MTNKSGLEFKVGDAVVYPAHGVGKVIAIETQEVAGMSLEVYVVTFDHEKMTLRVPTKKAKTAGLRSLAADDVVTKALTTLKGRARIKRTMWSRRAQEYEAKINSGDLISIAEVVRDLHRADSQPEQSYSERQLYESALDRMAREVAAANRIDKDAAVELLSKSLSAKKAVAAAAVEADEEAEAA
- a CDS encoding glycoside hydrolase family 3 C-terminal domain-containing protein, giving the protein MHKVLSVVATVAILLSPVAALAQQSAPPSASAIYLDPTASAEARATDLVSRMTLAEKATQIQHGAPAIPRLGVPGYNWWSEGLHGVARAGEATVFPQAIGMAATWDTDLIHQVANVIGVEFRAKNLEDRAPDGSTRQYRGLTVWSPNVNIFRDPRWGRGQETWGEDPFLTSRFGVAFIEGLQGDDPLHPQAIAAVKHFAVHSGPEAGRHRDDIHPSPRDVTETYLPAFHAAVTEAHAQALMCAYNAIDGAPACANTDYLQRRLRDDWKFDGHVVSDCAAIADFYLPTSHATVPTPEEAVALALKSGTDLICDFMANGTFKPENTVKAVEQGLLPESVLDAAVHRLFVARMRLGTLDPVGTGPWAAITATDYDTPAHRDLALQTARESLVLLKNDGLLPLKAAPRRIAVIGPNANTVEALVGNYNGTPSHPVTVLDGLKARYPDAEISFVEGTGWVAPPLEDIPDLAFCQDAACAAPGLKAEEFAGPDLAGAPVASRTDLNAKFAWGSPVRQERETSIRWTGFLKVAEPGQYRFRYTGANGYRVFVDDVLVADVWDAAWPTSDTAIDLTADRPHAIRVEAIQKGSRASQKLQWSRPGSGAEPAMRSAADADLIVFVGGLTSKFEGEEMVVQAPGFAGGDRTSLDLPAPQQQLLERLHATGKPVILVLANGSAMSVNWADAHLPAIIEAWYPGGQGGQAVAELIAGDFSPSGRLPVTFYKSADDLPPFTDYGMDGRTYRRFQGAPLYPFGHGLSYTRFDYSPLTFDRRDVAAGEGAKVSVEVTNSGSRDGAEVVQLYASRPGPDAPVRSLVGFQRVELKAGETRRLDFDLSALAMSVVDAQGRRSVPAGPLTLWIGGGQPVPSAGGDTPSGSEGRLMIRGSADIPAF
- a CDS encoding YceI family protein produces the protein MLNRRLLVRASAAAALGLTLIAGGVIAQSAVAQAAITQNPAEVEAGTYKLDPAHGKITWSLKHMGFSTYYGQFDNVSADLTLDPANPSATTLTATVPLADVAPNNDALKAHLQTPDFFNTAEFPTATFKATSVTVDREDSSKAAVVGDLTLHGVTRPVTLAVRFNQAGPFMDGAYRVGFDGETTIRRSDFGIDKYAPVLGDDVTLHIEGEFVKQS
- a CDS encoding PadR family transcriptional regulator produces the protein MPLTGRRLSAQTVTVLTALALNPQSWLYGLEIAAATGLKSGSLYPILIRLAERGLLESQWLEPGQPGRPPRHAYRVTAAGKAALRAATASRPASFKESLA